AGTTGTATCACGCTCTTTAAACACTGAATACCCAATCAAAATCCGGGGCCATCCTCGCTTCGCTGTACCCGCAGTTACAGATAAAAAGAAATCATTGAACAACCCGTCGGCAGACACGCTAGTGCCTACGGATAATCCTAAGCTTGCTTTATTAGGTGGTGCCAAATCTTCGGGATAATATGTGGCATATATAAATAAACGGGGCCTTACACCTTTGGCTACCTCACTATCAGATAATTCAGGGTTCGGTTCTGCTGGCTTGATGTAATGATGATGATGGTGCATGTTCTCTTCTTGAGTATCACCTTCATCTAGCATCTCTTCCATTTCTGTATCACTTTTGTAATTATCAGATACTCGATAAGTCAAACCTGAAGCGATACCAAGGCGAAATTTGCTATAAGAAGAATTTCCAAAATTATACACGGCGGCCCTAGCCTTACCGGGTAACTCAAGACCTCGATCCCCACAGACTGTGATACGATTCCAGGCATTCTCTGCTATATCTAACCGCGTCATCGCAAGATAGAGATGCGAATTGTCAGCTGCACTTTGTCCAAGATACATCAAGGGAGCAATTTGAGTAGTATCCTTCGGATGGTGACTTGAATTATGGGCTAGATTCACACCGCCAATTAGCGCACCGATTGAATTGATTGCACGCCGCAACACTGGGTCCCGATGTTCCTCGAGGGCTGTGTATTTAATTTGGAGTGCTGAAGGGTTTGTAAGATTTTCACTTCCTTTGTAAAAACCACTATCGCCACAATAGGTATTGACAGGAATCCGGTGAACTAGCTCTTTAGTTGATATAGTCTCTTCTTTTTTTCTATTCGGCTGATCCGGTTTTGCCTTTATTTGAGTAACGATCTGTTCAGATATCGTATGTGTTGAGTCCGACTTATTTTCGGCTTTAAATATCTGCTCCAGTTTTGTATTGATTGTTAAGGTACGTGTACTGTCTAGACTGTTTTTTTTAACAGAATTGTTGACTGCATCAGGGTCACCTTCTATTTTCACGGTGGTAGACATTACCCTATCAATTTTGTCCTCTAGCAACTCCTGTGTATTCATAAATGCCAATACATAAACCGAGCGTTTGCCGGATAGTATGCGGTCATCAAGGATGATATCATCTCGGACCATACTCTGATTTAAGGTGCCGTTTATGTGATCAAAAAACAACACAAGGTCCGTCAACTGTTCAGTATACAAAGAGCCGAAATAAAGTTCTCTAGCCTGAATTGCCCAGTTATCACCGATTTTCCCGCCTTCATTCCGCAAAACCTTGATCAAAGCTTCAATATGAGTTGAATCAGGAGTGGTCAGTAAGCCCTTCTTATACACCGACGCTTGACTGAAGGCAATAGCCGGCAGAAACAGACTAAACATCCACACAGCCCAAATAATGAATTGCGGCTTAAAACATCTTATTCTACACTTAAAACATGCGTAATTTGCCATGTTTGCTAGTAAATCTTTGTCTTGTAAAACAGTCTCGACAAAAATTACCCAAACACCAGCTCAGCTTCTATAGTAAAAAAACATGATCTTTAGTCAGCTCAGTATTTGAGCTACTTTTCGAGAAAACAGACATTCTCAAAAACCCCTATTTCGCGAAAGGACATGGAGTATACTGAGGCTGACAAGCATACACAAGCAGTAATACCTCTCCTTAATAAAGCAGCTTCAAAATGACCTGGATTACCGATGAACATCGCGGCGCTGTTTTTGGCGGCGAGCGCGAGAAAAGGAAAATCAGTAAAAGCAGTCCTTTAACCATGATTCAACCGCACCGTTATACGTTGTGGCGTCGTTTTAAAGAGGGGGCAGACATCTCCAACATGGCTGCGTTTATCGGACTCAATCCGTCTACGGCAACACCTGAAAAACTCGACCCCACTGTCAGCAAATGTGAGTATTGGGCGCAGCATTGGGGCTTTGAGGGATTTGTGATGCTCAATCTCTTCAGCTACCGCGCAACCGACCCTACAGCCATGCTGAAACATGAAGACCCAACCGGCGACCCGGAGAATTTGGCTGCGATTGTATCTGTAAGTAAACAAGCCGGCCTGGTCGTAGCCTGCTGGGGCAACGACGGGCAGCACATGGACCGGGGCACAGCGATCAAAGCTGCGTTAGGCGGCGTTGAGCTCCGCTGCTTAAAGCTAAACATGACCGGCGAACCCAAGCACCCGCTCTATCACAAGAAGGCTGTGGCGCTGGATGATCTGGTTACGGTTTAAGTAGCAGCATCCTTTTTCAAGTAGCAGCATCATACAAGAAGCAATACCACGCAGAATGCCTCCCCAAATCCTTCGCATGTCTCAGGATGACGTTGAAAAAGCAGTGTGCCGGCTCTAATCCACATTCAACATAAGCAGGAAAGTCTGTTAATCATTAGATTACTTCACCCCTGAACTATTCCCACCTTTTCTTCATGCCGAATTACAACATCGACGCGAAGCGCAACATGACTTACGATGCCATTGTCATCGGGTCTGGAATGAGCGGCGGTTGGGCGGCCAAAGAGCTTTGCGAAGCCGGCCTCAAAACCCTCGTCCTCGAGCGCGGCAGAATTATGGATCCTGCCAAAGACTTCCCGAACATGCACAAGGAGGCATGGGATTATGAGTTGCGCGGTAGCCTCACACCGGAAGACAAGAAGAAGTACTACAAGAATATTAGAACGGGTTTTATAGGTGAAGGCAACAAACACCTGTACGCAAACGATGAAGAAAATCCGTACACAGAAGTCAAGCCGTTTCTCTGGGTTCGGGCACACCAGATGGGTGGTCGGTCGCAGCTTTGGGGCCGGCAAAGCTACCGCTGGAGCGAAATAGACTTCGAGGCCAACGCACGCGACGGACATGGCGTAGACTGGCCCATCCGGTACAAAGACCTCGCGCCCTGGTATACGCACGTAGAAAAGTTTGCCGGCATCAGCGGCGAAGCACTTGGCCTACCGCAG
This Bacteroidota bacterium DNA region includes the following protein-coding sequences:
- a CDS encoding DUF1643 domain-containing protein — protein: MTWITDEHRGAVFGGEREKRKISKSSPLTMIQPHRYTLWRRFKEGADISNMAAFIGLNPSTATPEKLDPTVSKCEYWAQHWGFEGFVMLNLFSYRATDPTAMLKHEDPTGDPENLAAIVSVSKQAGLVVACWGNDGQHMDRGTAIKAALGGVELRCLKLNMTGEPKHPLYHKKAVALDDLVTV